A genomic region of Candidatus Delongbacteria bacterium contains the following coding sequences:
- a CDS encoding glycosyltransferase family 9 protein, with protein MKTLIINLTRMGDILQTVPLLRNLKDRGDEVHYLAVEGFDTILKTFSLVDTIHTFSVADTISNLIENKFVTVYKKLSILLERLKNLKFDICINLTHTDESRYIADYLNIKDTRGIVSKMSGDRCVKNDWANYFYVSNLNRNFNRINIIDLYNMIGDFYNTRKMISYIPDNESLINAEKVTRGEKYFCVQLGASVESKRWSSENFIQVAEKIYNEFNIIPCFIGTKSEKEFFDKIKDKITFKCYDLFGKTSVDELAGVLKKSEFLLTNDTGTMHIAAGVGTRIIAICLATAYAHETSPYIEDSYIFEADISCSPCSHHVQCTNPICKDMIKAEYVSDLISKLLDKKDIVVDSFNNVNVYKTYFDEYNNLRLKRLNTGKEEDSINNIFYHLFMNTFKHDSYDDISQEKYIEILRVKSDGQIDKRYEADFQYLLQCFYTIERLYEGFEVSYKEKDSNKISEIAAEIEIIVKDIVNFGLAKDFIRPLTSIFQFDKENMDFTTFEEFISMNVKVNKKFIFWLKIIIDLIH; from the coding sequence CAAGGATGGGCGATATATTGCAAACAGTACCATTATTAAGGAATCTAAAAGATAGGGGAGATGAAGTTCATTATTTAGCAGTAGAAGGGTTCGATACAATTCTGAAAACTTTTTCTCTAGTTGACACTATTCATACTTTTTCTGTGGCAGATACGATATCAAATTTGATTGAGAACAAATTTGTTACCGTTTATAAAAAATTGTCTATTTTATTGGAAAGATTAAAAAATTTAAAATTTGATATCTGCATCAATCTAACACACACTGATGAATCTAGATATATAGCTGATTATTTGAATATTAAGGATACAAGAGGAATTGTTTCAAAAATGAGCGGAGATAGATGTGTGAAGAATGATTGGGCTAATTATTTTTATGTCTCAAATCTCAACAGGAATTTTAATAGAATAAATATAATAGACCTATACAATATGATTGGAGATTTTTACAACACGAGGAAAATGATATCTTATATACCTGATAATGAATCCTTAATCAATGCTGAAAAGGTTACAAGAGGTGAAAAATATTTTTGTGTTCAACTTGGTGCATCAGTGGAAAGTAAAAGATGGAGCTCGGAAAATTTCATTCAAGTAGCAGAAAAAATTTATAATGAATTTAATATTATTCCTTGTTTTATAGGTACAAAATCGGAGAAAGAGTTTTTTGATAAGATAAAAGATAAAATTACATTCAAATGCTATGATCTGTTTGGAAAAACAAGTGTAGATGAATTGGCTGGAGTTTTGAAAAAGTCAGAATTTTTACTTACAAATGATACAGGAACTATGCATATTGCAGCTGGGGTTGGGACAAGGATAATTGCTATATGTCTGGCAACAGCATATGCTCATGAAACTTCGCCATATATTGAAGATTCTTATATTTTTGAAGCTGATATCTCATGTTCGCCATGTTCTCATCACGTCCAATGTACAAACCCTATTTGTAAAGATATGATAAAAGCTGAATATGTATCAGATCTGATCTCAAAATTATTAGATAAAAAAGATATTGTTGTTGATTCTTTCAATAATGTCAATGTTTATAAAACTTATTTTGACGAATACAATAATCTTAGGTTGAAAAGATTAAACACAGGAAAAGAGGAAGACTCAATCAATAATATTTTTTATCACCTGTTTATGAATACTTTTAAACATGATTCGTATGATGATATTTCACAGGAAAAATACATTGAAATTTTAAGGGTAAAATCAGATGGACAGATTGATAAGAGATATGAAGCTGATTTTCAGTATCTTTTGCAATGTTTTTATACAATAGAAAGACTTTATGAAGGATTCGAAGTTTCCTATAAAGAAAAGGACAGTAATAAAATTTCAGAAATAGCTGCAGAAATTGAAATCATAGTGAAGGATATTGTTAATTTTGGATTGGCTAAAGACTTTATAAGACCATTAACTTCAATATTTCAATTCGATAAAGAAAATATGGATTTTACAACTTTTGAAGAGTTTATTAGTATGAATGTGAAAGTAAATAAAAAATTTATTTTTTGGCTTAAAATAATTATTGATTTAATACATTAA